From a region of the Roseivirga sp. 4D4 genome:
- the rplK gene encoding 50S ribosomal protein L11, whose translation MAKEIAGYLKLQVRGGQANPSPPVGPALGSKGLNIMEFCKQFNGRTQDKMGQVLPVLVTIFSDKSFEFVIKTPPAPVMLLEASKQKKGSPESNRVKVGSVTWDQVKEIAEVKMPDLNAFTIESAMKMVAGTARSMGLRVSGKAPWNN comes from the coding sequence ATGGCTAAAGAAATAGCTGGTTATCTGAAGTTGCAAGTCAGGGGTGGCCAAGCCAACCCTTCTCCACCGGTAGGTCCGGCATTAGGTTCGAAAGGACTTAATATCATGGAGTTTTGTAAGCAATTCAACGGACGTACTCAAGATAAAATGGGTCAGGTATTACCTGTACTTGTGACGATCTTCAGTGATAAGTCTTTTGAATTTGTAATCAAAACACCTCCGGCACCAGTAATGTTGCTAGAAGCTTCTAAACAGAAGAAGGGTTCACCTGAATCTAACCGAGTTAAAGTGGGTAGCGTAACCTGGGATCAGGTAAAAGAGATCGCAGAGGTTAAAATGCCGGATTTGAATGCTTTTACTATCGAGTCTGCTATGAAAATGGTAGCTGGTACAGCAAGAAGCATGGGGTTAAGGGTGAGTGGTAAAGCACCTTGGAATAACTAA
- the rplA gene encoding 50S ribosomal protein L1 yields MAKLTKKQKLAFSKYDPTKQYPLSEAAGIVKEINGASYDASVDIDVRLGVDPRKADQMVRGVVALPHGTGKEVTVLVLCTPDKEQEAKDAGADHVGLDDYISKIEGGWTDIDVIITMPTVMAKVGRLGRVLGPRGLMPNPKAGTVTLDVAKAVNDVKGGKIDFKVDKAGIIHTSIGKSSFSQEKIAENAQEVIQMLSKLKPASAKGTYFKSINISTTQSPGVKIDKNSISGL; encoded by the coding sequence ATGGCAAAGTTGACAAAAAAGCAAAAATTAGCTTTTAGTAAATATGATCCAACCAAACAGTATCCTCTATCTGAGGCGGCTGGCATTGTTAAGGAAATTAACGGTGCTTCTTATGACGCTTCTGTAGATATCGATGTGCGTTTGGGAGTGGATCCTCGTAAAGCTGACCAAATGGTAAGAGGTGTAGTTGCACTTCCCCATGGTACAGGTAAAGAGGTAACGGTGCTTGTGCTTTGTACTCCTGATAAGGAGCAAGAAGCTAAAGATGCAGGTGCAGATCACGTAGGTTTGGACGATTACATTTCTAAGATAGAAGGTGGTTGGACGGACATTGATGTGATCATCACTATGCCTACTGTAATGGCCAAAGTTGGTCGTTTGGGTAGAGTCTTAGGACCAAGAGGTCTTATGCCAAACCCAAAAGCAGGAACTGTTACACTTGATGTGGCGAAAGCTGTAAATGATGTAAAAGGCGGTAAGATTGATTTTAAAGTAGATAAAGCGGGTATCATTCATACAAGTATTGGTAAGTCGTCTTTCTCTCAGGAGAAGATTGCTGAAAATGCACAAGAGGTGATCCAAATGCTTTCTAAGTTAAAGCCAGCTTCTGCAAAGGGTACTTACTTTAAAAGTATCAACATCTCTACAACACAGAGCCCAGGAGTGAAAATAGATAAGAACTCAATTTCCGGACTATAA
- the rplJ gene encoding 50S ribosomal protein L10 encodes MNRVEKAALIEELVEKFSANDNFYITDASGMSVAQTNDLRRLCFERGIEYRVIKNTMVQKALEQLDTDYVPFDDSVLRGFTGVMFSGEDSNAPAKLIKEFRKKSGGESPILKGASIDTDLFIGNENLDMLSKLKSKAELIGEVITILQSPAKNVISGLKGSGGKLAGILKTLSEREN; translated from the coding sequence ATGAATAGAGTAGAAAAAGCAGCTTTAATTGAAGAGTTGGTAGAGAAGTTTTCGGCTAACGATAACTTTTATATCACTGACGCATCCGGAATGTCGGTTGCTCAGACCAACGATTTGAGAAGATTGTGCTTCGAGCGAGGAATCGAGTACAGAGTAATTAAGAACACTATGGTGCAAAAAGCATTAGAGCAGTTAGATACTGACTATGTGCCTTTTGACGACAGTGTATTGAGAGGTTTTACAGGCGTTATGTTCTCAGGTGAGGACTCAAATGCTCCTGCAAAATTGATCAAGGAATTTAGAAAAAAATCAGGCGGAGAATCTCCAATATTAAAAGGCGCTTCCATCGATACAGATCTTTTTATTGGAAACGAGAATCTCGATATGCTAAGTAAGCTTAAGTCTAAGGCTGAGCTAATTGGCGAAGTAATTACTATACTTCAATCACCTGCTAAAAATGTTATCTCAGGACTTAAGGGTTCTGGCGGCAAATTGGCTGGTATTCTCAAGACTTTGTCTGAGCGTGAAAACTAA
- the rplL gene encoding 50S ribosomal protein L7/L12: MADLKEFAEQLVNLTVKEVNELADILKDEYGIEPAAAAVAVAGPAAGGGDEGGAEEKSEFDVVLTSAGGSKLAVVKLVKELTGLGLKDAKEIVDSAPKAIKEGVAKDEAEALKKQLEEAGAEVELK; the protein is encoded by the coding sequence ATGGCAGACTTGAAAGAATTTGCAGAACAGTTAGTGAACTTAACTGTAAAAGAAGTTAACGAACTTGCTGACATCCTTAAAGATGAGTACGGTATCGAACCTGCAGCTGCAGCTGTTGCTGTTGCTGGTCCTGCTGCTGGTGGCGGAGACGAAGGTGGTGCTGAAGAGAAATCTGAGTTTGACGTAGTACTTACTTCAGCTGGTGGTTCTAAACTAGCAGTTGTGAAACTAGTGAAAGAACTTACTGGTCTTGGACTAAAAGATGCGAAAGAAATCGTAGATAGCGCTCCTAAAGCAATCAAAGAAGGTGTAGCTAAAGACGAAGCTGAAGCACTTAAAAAGCAGCTTGAAGAAGCTGGTGCTGAAGTAGAGCTTAAGTAA